Part of the bacterium genome, CCGCAGTCCAACTCGCGGCCGTTGGGGGTGAGCAGGCCCTCGGCCTCTTGCCAGGTCGCGTAGCGCTCGGCATCGTCGGCCAGGAAGGTGAAGAAGGCGTGGACGTTGTCGGGCTGGTCGAGCATGTTCATGTAGAAGTTGTCCATGCCCATCAGGTGCACCGCCTGCCCGGCCATACCGGTGCCCGCGGCCAGCGAGGCGTGGCCGTTGACGATCTCGACCGGGAGCAGGTCGCCAAACAGCCCCTCCGCCTGCTCGGCCCGCTGCCACGTCGCCTCGCGGTTGACGCCGAACTCCGTGGGGCGCAGCTTCTTCAGGCCCGGCTCCAGATCGGCCAGCGGGGTGTTGGTCTCATAGCCCAGGTCGCGGCCCCGGTGGTCGGGCACGCGGCGGATCTGCAACTCGGGGCACACCGAGGTGCGGCCGATGGCCCAGGGCACCCAGAAGCCAGCCGGGAACACGCGGTCATCGGGGATGAGACGCAGGTTGGTCAGGCAGCGCAGGAAGTGGGCCTCGCAGCCGCGCTCGAACTCACCCTCGCACTCCGTCGGCGGGGTCAGGTCGGCAAAGAACGTACCGTTGTCCTCGATGTGGAAGGGCACGGTCCGCTCGATGAGTCGATTGGACAGCCGCCACTTCTCGCGGCGGCGAGCCATGTCGTCGCTGTTGACCAGCTCGGCATACTCGGTGGCCAGCGTGCGGACGCGGTTGCGGTCGGTGGGGGTGGTCATGAGGGCTCCTGGGCGGCCAGCGAATGGCGCGTCATTCGCTACGCCGCCGCAGCCAACCTGCAGGGCGGCAAGGCGGATCAGGCAGGTGCGTGCTCATGCCCGGAGAACAGATAGCAGTTCACCTCCTGTGGCCAAAGGTGCATCCGGACATGCCCACCATCACCTACCTGCGCGCGATGAACCGTGCCCTGCATGAAGAGATGGCCCGCGATGAGCGCGTCTTCGTCATCGGTGAGGACGTGGCCGACGTCGGTGGCGTGTGGGGGGTGCAGAAGGGGCTGCTCAAGCAGTTCGGGCGTAAGCGCGTGCGGCAGACGCCGATCTCCGAGTGTGGCTTCACCGGCCTGGCCGTCGGCGCGGCCATGACCGGCCTGCGGCCTGTCGTTGAGATCATGTACAACGACTTCATCACCACCTGCATGGACATGGTGGTCAACCAGGCCGCCAAGCTGCGCACCATGTCCGGCGGGCAGCTCCGGGTGCCGCTGGTCGTTCACACCCCCGGCGGCGGGGGAACCTGCGAGGCCGCCCAGCACTCCCAGTGCCTCGAAGCCTGGTTCGCCCATGTCCCGGGCCTCAAGGTCGTCGTCCCCAGCACACCCTATGACGCCTACGGGCTGCTCAAGACCGCCATCCGCGATGACAACCCCGTGTACTACATGGAGCACCGGCTGTTGTACGACATGAAGGGCGAAGTGCCCAGAGGGGAGTTCACGATCCCCTTCGGGCAGGCGGACGTGAAGCGCGAGGGGACCGACCTGACGGTCGTGGCGACCCTAAACATGGTGCACAAGGCGCTGGCGGTGGCGGAGAGGGTGGCGGATGATGTATCCGTCGAGGTCATTGACCCGCGCACGCTCATCCCGCTGGATGAGGAGACCATCCTGAACTCGGCGCGCAAGACGGGGCGGCTGCTGGTGGTGCAGGAGGCGTGCCTGTGCGGGGGGTTCGGCAGCGAGATCGTGCGGCGAGTGACGGAGCAGGCCTTCGCCGCGCTCAAAGCCCCGCCGCGGGTGCTGGGGAGCCTCGACCTGCCGATGCCCTTCAGCCCGCCGCTGGAGCGAGCCGTGATCCCCGATGAAACGGACATCGAGGCGGCCGTGCGGGCAATGGTCTAGCGTACGGGGTGGGTGCCGAGGTAGTCGCCGTCCCTCCCGGCCGCGACGTTCCTCTGGCTGAAGGTGGCGGGGGTGCCCTGCTCCACGCGACCGTCACAGTACCCGACCGAGACCCACGGCCCCAGTTCCCCACGATAGCCCAACCGGTGGCGATAAGCGAGCTGGCCGCCGCTGGCCTCGTAGGTCATCACCGCACAACTCGGCGCGTCAATGCTGTCGTGCTTCACCCCGGCCCATACGGGGCAGTAGGCATAGCCCGGCATCACCCGCTGCGGGTCGGCGGGGCAGACCAGGTTCGCCCGGGTGAGCGGCGGAGTGCCGAGGAGACCCTCCGGGAGGGCCGACACGGGGGGCATGGTGTCGCCGTGGTCGGCGACGTACTGCAGGACGGCCATACCCAGCAACTGGACATTGGCGACACAGACCTGCGTACGGCCGATGTCCTGCTGCCGCTGCTGGAGGGGGATCGCCCACAGGGCGATCAGCACCATGGCGCCCACGATTGCCCACGTCGGCCAGCGTCGCATGTCGGCTACAGCTCCTTCGCTGCCCGGTCCATGACCGTCCGCATCGCTGCCAGCTTGTCCTCCCGCCCGTCGGGCTTGACGTACTGCGCCTGCAACTCCGCCACCTGCGCCCGGGCCTTCGCGACCATCGCGGCGTCGTCCGCGGCCCCGTTCCACCCTCGCCGCTCGATGAGCTGCGGCATGAACAGGCACTCGCGGAAGCGCCGGGCCGTGTGCATCGTCTCCAGGTAGCTGTCCGTCATTCCCAGGTCCACCGCGACTATGTCATCCAGAACAATGTTGGCCGCGCTGGGGTCCACCCGGCGCTCGTACTGGCGCAGGCCGTCCACAAAGTCACGCTCCAGCGCCAGTTGCACCAGCGAGAGCGTCTTGCCGCATTCGAGCATGCCATCGCCAACGCCGGGGTGCCGACCGGTGAAGGCCGCGACGGTCATCGCCTTGTAGTGCTTCTCGAAGAGCGCGGCCAGGCCGGGAGCCTTGGCGTCGCAGTACTCGCCGCTGCCGGGCGGGAAGTTCACGCCCGTCCAGCGGCGGATGAACTCATTGACCGCGAAGGCGTGGTACATCGCGTCATAGGTCGAGTAGCTGACGTCGCCGGTCTTCATGTCCACGGTGCCGGCCCACATGGAGCCCCCGAGGCTGACCGCGGGGTTGATGACCCGCCCGCAGATCCACACCGACACGATCTCGGCCGCCGCCACCGTGATGAAGCCCTCCACGGTCACGGGAGTCGAGACCCCGACGACAGGCATGGCCGTGATGCCGATGCTGCCGCCGGCCTTGGCCTGCCGCACCAGCCGGTCCACGACGTCCCGATCCAGTCGCAGCGGGTGAGCGAAGCACAGCGCGCCCCAGACCCACAGGTCGCCCACGCCCAGGATCTCCGCCATCTCGATGAGGTAGTCAATCTGGCGCACGTTCCAGGGGTAGACGCCATGGGGGTGGGTGGCGTACTCGGCCAGCAGGAGCGCGGCGTTGAGCGGCTCGAGCAGGGGCGGCACATCGGTCGAGAGCAGACAATGGCCGACGCCCTGGTCGCCATGGACGACCTCGCCCAACCGGATGCACTCGACGAAGTCCCGCGTGTTGCCGCTGCGCCTGTCGCCGGTGTGTGGGTCCAGGCAGAACTGGGCGATCTGGGTGCCCAGGCCGGGCTTCGCCGGGGCGCGGAAAGGCTGGCCGCCGAGCTGATCGTGACGCTCGCGACGGAACTGCGCCACATACTCGGCGACCATCTGCTGCGGGAAGCGCACGCGCTGGGCGGCGAAGTCCACCCGCGCCCCGGCGCGGTCTAGCAGGCCCAGCAGTTCGTCATTCTGGCACAGGATGCCGACCCGTTCGAGGGTCGCCATCACCGCCGTGGCCAGGGGCTCGACATCCTCATCGCGGATCAGGAACTGCTGGAGCATGGCGGCGCCTCCGAGCATGAGATGCAGGCCCTTTCGCCGCGTGCAAAGCGGTTCCTGCGCGGAAGGTCCCGGGGCGAGGGGTGGGAATAGAGGGGACGAAGGGAGACCAACACATGCTCGACTTGCGCGCCTTGACCACCCCGCCCGCCGACTATGACCTTGCCAGCCATCCGCTGCCGCCGCTGCCCCTCGGGCCGACGCTCGAGGACTGGCAGGCCCAGCGCCAGGTGCTGCTGCAGACGTGGCTGGACTACCTCGGCCACGGGCCGGAGGTCGTGCCCCTCGACCCCGTGACCAAGTACAGCGAGGACCTCGGCGCGATCACCCGGACTCTCGTGACCTACCAGGTCGAGGAGGGCTGTCGCGTCTATGCCTACGTGGTGCGGCCCCAGGGCGACGGGCCCTTCCCCGGGGTGGTTGTCTTCCATCCCACGACCGATCAGACGATCCTGCAGCCGGTGGGGCTGGCCGAGCCACCCGAGAAGCACTTCGCCCTGCGCCTGGCCGAGCGGGGCTATGTGACCGTTTCGCCCTGCAACGTCCTCTGGGACTACCGGGGCCGCCCCGGCGCCCACCCCGACTTCGGGGTCTTCACCCGCCTGACCGAAGACGTGCTGCTGGCACGCTACCCGCACTGGACCGGCATGGGGAAGATGCTATGGGACGGGCTGCGAGCGACGGACTATCTGTTGACGCTGCCGGGGGTGGACCCGGAGCGCCTCGGCTGTGTCGGGCACTCGCTGGGGGCCAAGGAAGTCCTGTACGCGATGGCCTTCGATGAGCGCATGAAGGCCGGGGTATCCAGCGAGGGCGGCATCGGACTGCCGTTCACGAACTGGACCGCGCCGTGGTACCTGGGCGAGGGGGTCAAGCAGCGGTCGGACCTGGAGCATCACCAACTGCTCGCGTTGGCGGCGCCGCGGGCGCTGCTGGTGCTGGGCGGAGGCGCCCAGCCACCGGCCCCGGATGCCCGGCGCGGCGCTGCGGACTTCGTCCAGGACTGGAGCTATCTGGAAGCAGCCCGCCCGGCGTACGCGCTGCATGGCCAGGCGCAGAACCTGGGCCTGTTCCTGCACGATGCGGGCCACTGGGTGCCCGAGCCCGCGCAGGAGGCGCTGTACGGGTGGTTTGAGGCGCACCTGGGGACGAGGTGAGCCCCTACCAACTGATCACGAACTCCGCCACCACCCGCCGCACCGCCTCCGTCGCGTCATAGCGCACGTGCAGGAACGGCTTGAAGCCGCTGCCGCTGGCATACGACCACACCACCGGCGTCTTCGCCACCCGCGCGGCGAGGGGCAGGTCGGTCGTCTGCGGCGTGACGCGCGCCTGGCGCTCGGTCCCGAACACCCCGGTCAGCCCCTCCAGCACCACCCCGTACTCCTCCTTGCCCTGGAACAGCCAACTGAGCCGCCGCGGCTCGTCCAACACTACCGTATCGCGGACCGTGATCCGCTCTGGCGCGATCAGGAAGTCGCGCGTGTAGTGCGCCAGGCCCAACTCATCCGGATAGCCAGGGGTGAGCCACAGCCGCACGAAGCCTGTCTGCGTGACCTCGTCCCACCGCACGGTCTGAACCTGCTCGCCCCGGTGCAGCTTCGAGGGGATGGACATCGGGTAGCCGATGTCACCGACCTGGCCCTGGCCGTCTATGAGCAGGCACGAGCGCAGCGCCGTCTGCAGCTTGTAGCCGCCGTCGGGGCTGCACAGCACGGGCACATCATCGAGGTAGAACATGAAGTGGCCGGAAGCGGGGGCGATGCCGAGACGGTCGCAGGCGCAGAGCGAGGCCAGGTAGGAGTTCCAGCCGGAGGCCGGCCCGCACTGGAGAGTTAGGGCCACCCGGCGGGCGTCGTCGCGGTAGTGGACCAGGCCCGAATCCGGATATGTCTGCAGTGGGGGCGGCGGTGCGGGAGGCGTGGCCGCCACGGATGGGTCATAGCTCATCAGACCCGCCACCGCGCTCTGGTAGTATGCGTAGAGCTGTGTGCCGTGGTAGAACTCCCCGGTGTCGAGCTGGAGGAGTTGCTGCTGCAGCCACGCCGCGCGCCCGTCGCGGAACTTGCTCGCCGCCTGGTTGAGGAAGTGCGCGGCCCCGATGAAGCGCGACAGGTCGTTGCCGAAGCGCAGGACCTGGCGCGAGGGGCTCAGCAGGTTGACCATGAAGTCAATGATCGGCCGGAACTGGGGCCGGTCCAGCACGTCCTCGCCGGTCAACGCCAGCAGGGCCTCGCGGTACTGGCTCGTCTCCTCCAGGTACAGGTACTGGTGGTAGTGGGAGCTGAGGGGGATGACGCCATCGCGGGGCATCGCGCCCCACGAGCGCTCGACGCGCGGCAGCACCCACCGGCACCACAGGTCGGCTTCGGGTAGCACGCCCAGCAGATGCAGGGCCGCCACGCCGAAGCCGGCGAGGGACTTCTTGCCGTGGTCCTGGCTGATCGAGCCGCCCCAGTAGTCGCGGTTCAGCAGCGCCAGCTCGAAGAAGATCTGCCCGTGGACGCGGAGCTTGTCCAGCAGCCGCGCCCGCCGCTCCTCGCCCAGTTCGTCACCCAGCGCATGGTACGCCCAGGCGAGCGCCCGCAGGCAGCTCATGGCCCCCATGTCGCCATTGTGGCTGTAGCCCTCCGGGTTGGGGTTGCCCCACGCCGGGCGGCCGATGATCTCGTCCACCGTCGCGAGGGCCTCGTCGAGTGCGTCGGGGATGGCCCCCAGACGCCAGGCAGCGATCCACATGAGCAGATCATCCGCCCCGTGCCCGCGGTGGGCCGACAGCCACTCAAAGGTCCGGCGCAAGGGCTCGCGGTAGAGAGCGTGGGTGGTGTCGAGAGCGGCCCTGAGGCGTTCCCAGTATTCAGGTCTGGCCCATGCGGCGGCGGGGGGAGTGTACGCGCGCCCACGCGGGACTTCGGGCAGCAGCGCGTCCTCCGGCTCCACCTCCAGCACCGCCGACACCCACCGCAGCCCCGACCGGTCGTAGGCCGGCGGGGCCCCGGGGTTCTGGAAGACGTGGGCATTGCTCGCGCTCTGCCGGTCTTCCAGCGAGGGCTGCACGTACTGCTCGGGGCGGTAGGGCGTGAGTTCCACGGTGGTCGGCCCGTCGGCGACGAAGCTGAACTTGCCGCGGAAGCGCTGGTGCGCGATGTCTTCCAGCGACACGCGCTCGAAGAACCACAGGCCGATCCGGCGGCCATTGAGCGCGACCCAGTAGGCAGGCACCAGCGGGATGGCGCCGAAGTTGATCGAGAAGTCCCACGGCCCGGTGCGCTCGTGCTCGTTGTGGTACTTGCTCAGCGTCTCGTAGAGCTGCTCCCAGTCGAAGTCCCGGGCGTCCATGACGACCGAGAACAGGTAGAGACCGGGCGCGGCGTCCAGGCAGAAGGAGATCGTCTCGCCCACGGTGAGCGGGAGGGACGTCAGGCCGTCTACGGTGCAGACGGCGTGGTCGAGGCCGATCGGGTCCATTCGAGGCATCCTGTGTGGCGTGATGGGCGGGGAGTTCGCCAGGCGCCCAGAGCCGCCCTGCCGCCACAGGAGAGTTCGGGGGAGATGCCGAAGGGAGAGGCGGCAAGGGCGAGTGTGCGACAGGTTGAGTCGCGCCTCCGGCGCTCAGACCGAACGGCCCCAAGAGGAGGGAAGGGGCCGCCGGTGTGACGGGGGCTTCCGCCCCCGCCTAGACTGAGCCGGCCCTCCGGGCCTCAACGACAGCGGCCCCCGAGGCCTCGCGGGTCCCCCATCTGGTGAGGACGGCGGGACCATCGGCATCGGAGTGGCGGTCGGTTCGGGGGGGGCCGTCAGCGCCGGAGGCGCGACTCAACATAGGCGGGGGCGGAAGCCCCCGTCACAGCGGCGTCCTCCCCTCCCCGTGGTGCGGGAGCCCCGGAGGGGCGACTCAACGATCCGTTGCCTCATCTGTAATGAACCGCCGCTGTCAGGGCACTCTACTACAGAAGCTCTGCCTCGGCGGCCCACGCTCGGCAATCTTCCTTCAGCATTCACAGGTCATTGATGCCCAACTCGGCACAGGATGCGAACATGGTCAGGCAAGTGCTGCGCGGCAACCGAAGCGCGTATGCCGACCTGGTGGAAGCACACCAGGGACGCGCCCTGGCCTGCGCCCACCACCTGTGCGGAGACTTCGAGACGGCCCAGGACATCGCCCAGGAGGCGTTCGTCCAGGCGTACCGGTCGCTGCACAACCTGCATGACCCGGCGGCCTTCGGCGCGTGGCTGCATGGCATCGTGCGCAACCTGTGCCGCAAGCATCTGGCCAAGCAGCCGCCGCCGATGGCGTCGGTGGAGCAGGACCCGGTGCCCGAGCCGGCCGCGCCGCCCGACCGAACCGTCGAGATGGACTCGCTGCTGCAGACGTTGCCGCTGGCGGACCGGGAGATCCTGGCCGCGCGGTACCTGCAGGAGCTGGACTACGAGGAGATCGCCCGGATGCTGGGGATCAGCGTGAACAACGTGCGGGTGCGCTGCTTCCGTGCGCGGCAGGCGTTGCGGGCGGCGCTGGCGGGGCAAGGAGGTGGGCTCGATGGCTGACTGCGAGCAGTGGCGCGAGGCCATCTCGGCCTGGTTGGACGGGCAGTGCAGCCCGCAGGAAGAGAAGGAGGTGCAGGCTCATCTGGACGCATGCCCGGCCTGCCGCGCGTGGGCGGAGCAGGTCGAGGCCGACCGGCGATCATTCATCAGCAGTCTCATGGGCCGCCAGGCAGACATCTCTCAGGATGTGATGAGGAGAGTGAGTGAGATGTCTGTGGAACCGAAGGAAGTCGCTGTACCGCGCCGCCGCCCGTCGTTCGGGCTGGTGGAGCTGCTTGTGGTCCTGGGCATTTGCGGGGTTCTGGCCGCGGTCTTGTTCCCGGTGTTCTCCAAGGCGCGCGAGAAGGCGCGGCAGCCAAGCTGCCTGTCGAATGTCAGGCAGTTGGCGCTGGCGACGCTGCAGTATGCGCACGACTACGATGACGTGCTGCCACCGGCGGAGAACTGGGCGGAGCTGATCCAGCGCTACCACGGCAACACGCAGATCCTGCACTGCCCGAGCGCCATCGGCAGCACGGGCGACAGCTACGCGCTGGTGTCGCGCTGGGGTGGGATGCCGCTGAAGTCCATCACCGACCCGGGCAACACGATCATCATCTACGAGGCTGAGAACGGCCAGCCCGCGTACCGTCACAACGAGGGCATGAACGTCGGCTACGCCGACGGGCATGGGAAGTGGATCAAGAAGCTGCCGAGTGATGTCGCGCCCATCACGGCCATCGCC contains:
- a CDS encoding alpha-ketoacid dehydrogenase subunit beta, with amino-acid sequence MPTITYLRAMNRALHEEMARDERVFVIGEDVADVGGVWGVQKGLLKQFGRKRVRQTPISECGFTGLAVGAAMTGLRPVVEIMYNDFITTCMDMVVNQAAKLRTMSGGQLRVPLVVHTPGGGGTCEAAQHSQCLEAWFAHVPGLKVVVPSTPYDAYGLLKTAIRDDNPVYYMEHRLLYDMKGEVPRGEFTIPFGQADVKREGTDLTVVATLNMVHKALAVAERVADDVSVEVIDPRTLIPLDEETILNSARKTGRLLVVQEACLCGGFGSEIVRRVTEQAFAALKAPPRVLGSLDLPMPFSPPLERAVIPDETDIEAAVRAMV
- a CDS encoding trimethylamine methyltransferase family protein; this translates as MLQQFLIRDEDVEPLATAVMATLERVGILCQNDELLGLLDRAGARVDFAAQRVRFPQQMVAEYVAQFRRERHDQLGGQPFRAPAKPGLGTQIAQFCLDPHTGDRRSGNTRDFVECIRLGEVVHGDQGVGHCLLSTDVPPLLEPLNAALLLAEYATHPHGVYPWNVRQIDYLIEMAEILGVGDLWVWGALCFAHPLRLDRDVVDRLVRQAKAGGSIGITAMPVVGVSTPVTVEGFITVAAAEIVSVWICGRVINPAVSLGGSMWAGTVDMKTGDVSYSTYDAMYHAFAVNEFIRRWTGVNFPPGSGEYCDAKAPGLAALFEKHYKAMTVAAFTGRHPGVGDGMLECGKTLSLVQLALERDFVDGLRQYERRVDPSAANIVLDDIVAVDLGMTDSYLETMHTARRFRECLFMPQLIERRGWNGAADDAAMVAKARAQVAELQAQYVKPDGREDKLAAMRTVMDRAAKEL
- a CDS encoding dienelactone hydrolase — its product is MLDLRALTTPPADYDLASHPLPPLPLGPTLEDWQAQRQVLLQTWLDYLGHGPEVVPLDPVTKYSEDLGAITRTLVTYQVEEGCRVYAYVVRPQGDGPFPGVVVFHPTTDQTILQPVGLAEPPEKHFALRLAERGYVTVSPCNVLWDYRGRPGAHPDFGVFTRLTEDVLLARYPHWTGMGKMLWDGLRATDYLLTLPGVDPERLGCVGHSLGAKEVLYAMAFDERMKAGVSSEGGIGLPFTNWTAPWYLGEGVKQRSDLEHHQLLALAAPRALLVLGGGAQPPAPDARRGAADFVQDWSYLEAARPAYALHGQAQNLGLFLHDAGHWVPEPAQEALYGWFEAHLGTR
- a CDS encoding sigma-70 family RNA polymerase sigma factor, with the protein product MVRQVLRGNRSAYADLVEAHQGRALACAHHLCGDFETAQDIAQEAFVQAYRSLHNLHDPAAFGAWLHGIVRNLCRKHLAKQPPPMASVEQDPVPEPAAPPDRTVEMDSLLQTLPLADREILAARYLQELDYEEIARMLGISVNNVRVRCFRARQALRAALAGQGGGLDG
- a CDS encoding DUF4349 domain-containing protein: MADCEQWREAISAWLDGQCSPQEEKEVQAHLDACPACRAWAEQVEADRRSFISSLMGRQADISQDVMRRVSEMSVEPKEVAVPRRRPSFGLVELLVVLGICGVLAAVLFPVFSKAREKARQPSCLSNVRQLALATLQYAHDYDDVLPPAENWAELIQRYHGNTQILHCPSAIGSTGDSYALVSRWGGMPLKSITDPGNTIIIYEAENGQPAYRHNEGMNVGYADGHGKWIKKLPSDVAPITAIAPGAPDNNYGLRRRVRLAYDASCEVWVRSLQSAVVAAEQTFYDRGGFVLHSALEQGGVNAGQELHRSARVEGKVPTAEVGATINALAALGYVARREISGADMTDQYVTGSRAVTQTEEELGQVQHREAVARTAQKPALQEQTRAVRQQLGAAQDALFGVEREVALATITATLIERGPQAAVSAGQIGRAWSSFVHTAGHVGVVLVWVGLYGLFLTPVVVVVWVWRKRRAS